AGCTATTGCGCTACAGGTCACCTCTCCTGGCTACACTTCTACATTCTTACAGGTGGTGAGTTCTGGTTGTgatggaggaggggggggggctgcttcTGTTGACATCATCAGCCTGCAAAAGCTTAATTATGACATTGCAAATGGCCACTGCATTATTCTGCATCTATCTGTCACACATGGCGTATTAAGTTTTAATTTCATTGCAGCAGGCAGTGCCCCTTCAATAATGATGAATTCCAACTGCAAAGATGTCAATGGAGAGTCTAAGGATGCTGCTGTGAATGATGGTATGTACCGTTTTAAGGATTCATTTTTATAATGTATCATGGCAGATCTAAATTCCTACATCTTTCTTTATGCAGTGTGGCGTAAGGATAAAGGAGTGGAAATCAAGAGGCAAATCACAGGAATGATGAGGCTCCTGAGTAACAAGACAGGCAGGGTGTATCAGCGTGTGGTGACAGAGCAGGACAGCTTAACAAAGGAGCCCCAGGATAGAAATCTGACTTGGGCACATCAGCTTGCACCTTCATCTCTTGTATCAGAGGACCACCAGAGCAACAGCTGGAACTCTGCGGGGGACCCAACTCCTCCACCTTCATCCATTTCCACCTCCATCATCAACGGTCCAGGCTGTGGGCAGTACAGCACCCGCTCCAAGGCCCTGAGGAACCTGAACACCACCAAGGATCTGATCAAAACAAATGAAGCTAACGGTAAGGTACCAGAGCAGGTTTGAAGAGTAGAAAAACCAACAATGACACCTTTATACTCAAAGAAAAAATATGCTCATAGAAAAGAGGAGATAGTGTATTGCTGGACACTGCACACATTTTGTATTGTACAGGTACAGCAaattacaggtatttgtgtgagAGACAAACACTTTTATTCATTTGTGAAAGCATATTGCACCCGTATGTGTATGCATGTTAGACATTCACTAACCAAATGTCTTTTCAGCAGATGTAATCCCTCCTGCTGCGCCAGAGACCCCCTGCTGTAAGTGTAACTGTAAGGGCACCTTGCAGGCTATTTTGCAGGAAATGCGTGCCATGAGGAGGCTGATGCAGACTCAAAAAGGTCAGTGGataaacacaaacactcacacactgtgggaaagtgagaaagaaaaatgaaatgtgttaCTGTCTTTTTCTAGGATCCTTGGAAAGACAGGAAGAGGCAGCATCACCATGCCAACCTCGTCTGGTACCAGGCCCTGCTCCTCGCTGTAGGCCGCGCAAGAGAAGGCCAATCTATAAAGTGGCACCACTTACTGTGTCTAGTACTAGGAGAGCGGCTCTTGCCCCTCTCGAGGCTTCACCACttatagctgcacctgcagaaTCTGGAAAGAGGGAGGAATGTGAGAAAGAGCAAAGCTCATCTACACCAAACAGCCATCCCACATCCTCTGCTCTTTCTGTGCTGCCACTTCAAAACAACCCAGTTATTGTCAACAACAGACACAATACTCTCCTGAACAAACTCAGGGAGCCTCACTTGTTAGAGGTAATATTGACATTAGCATAATTGAATGCACTTGTTTTCTGAGCCTAAATAGTATCTCTTGTTTACTGCACTCCCACAGAAAAGCCACTCTGAATGCACTAGGTGTGGTCTTTATACTATGTGTTAAAATCAAATAcggttttctttttttacctcAACCTCAACTTGAATTGGCATGTATAAATACAAGTGTTGAATTTATATATTCAACACATAATATACTACATAATCCTGCCTTAAAGTGTTTCCGTATTATTTAGAAAGCTAATGCAATTGTTTGTTTAATATTAATTTGTTTCCAAGGTTGACCTTTGTGTTCCAAGACCTTTTTCGATTCCAAATGATATTTTTTGGAATGAATAAGATGTTTATTTGCTCCAAACATCCTTATGTTTGGAGAAAACTTAATTGTATTGCCCTCAGTTTGTGAGTTCTCTATTTTTCTTCCAATACTAGATTTGTCTTATGTTTGTCTTAATTTTCCCATAATACTTCACAGTTCACAGTAAGTGTTATTTGATTCTTTTAGTCCGAGGTGCGTCTTGCGGAGGATTATGACGTGTATATCTCAAAGGCTCAGCTTGACTCCATTCTGGTCAACTATACACGCTCTGGCAGCCTGCTGTTCCGGAAACTGGTTCGCATCAATATGTTTTTAAGAGCCAATTCACTGCCCTTTTATTGTTATCAGCTTTGCAGTCACTAGATACTTATTAGATTTTgaacagcaacaacaaatatCTTATAATTGACTTTACTAATGAGCTATAAGATCACAAAAGGCTCAACAGTGTTCTAACATGGAGctttgtgttcaggtgtgtgccTTCTTTGACGATACTACGCTGGCTAACTCCTTGCCAAATGGTAAAAGGAAGAGAGGGCTCAATGATAACCGTAAGGGCTTGGACCAGAACATTGTGGGCGCCATTAAAGGTGAGAAACAAAATAATTAATCAGTCTTGTTTAACCAGTGCACAACAATAGTGATACATTGAAATATGAATAAAGCATTCACACAGTTGTGTAAACTCTGTCCAGTGTTTACAGAGAAATACTGCACAGAACACAGAATAGAAAAGTTGCCCGGTCCACGAGACTGGGTTCAGATCCTTCAAGATCAGATCAAACTTGCCAGGAGGAGGCTGAAGAGAGGTACAGTTAAGCATGCAGCTAAATTCATAAATTATTATAGGTTAATTACAAAATGACCACTGACAGACGAGGCCTTGTTCGAATGTTTGAGGTTAATCTTGTTTATCCTTTGCCTATTCAGATGCAGCAGAAGCAGAAGAAATCTTAAATGGATCTTCCACATGTATGAACCTAAAAATGaaatattcacacacacacgcaaacagtGCACAGACCTTTTATATGTCCAGGATATCACATTTCCATCCACCCTGAGCAATCAGTATTCTTACCTCTCCCCACTTCACTTTccactgaaaacacacacacaaacttgtGTTGCTGGCTTGCCTATTGTCACGATGTTGCTGTGACATTATTCTCACCTGGTTTCCCAAAATGGCAGCTAAATACTTTGACACCATGCACCTTATCCCCTTTTTCACCTTATTATATTTATGCCACAATAGCATTTCTCTTTCTGCTGACTTTCAGACCAATACAAAATCCCCCAAATGCAAATTCAAGCTTTTGCTGTGTTGATACTTTATATATTGAACATTACTTTCTTCCTTCTTTTATAGGCTGTGACTATAACAAGCCCGCAAGTGTTGAGGGGCCAGTGGTGGACATTACTGGTTGATGTAAGGGCTGCCACAATGGCCTTACAGAAGATTTGTTGAATGTCTTTATTACTTATCTACCTTGATGCATTTTGCAACTTTAGATATTTTCTTTGCAACTGCTGTATGTTATGGATGTAAAGGGGAAAGAGACAAAAGGACCAAAATAACACATGCAAGATTATTTAAAAGGActctccccccctccctctctcacacacacacacacacacacacacacacacacacacacacacacacacacacacacacacacacacacacacacacacacacacacacacacacacacacacacacacacacacacacacacacacacacacacacacacacacacacacacacacacacacacacacacacacacacacacacacacacacaatccagGATTGTGGGCCAATATACACTGAACTATACGATTGTTAAAACATTTCCTATCATTTTCATGTTTAGAAGTGACTTGATGTTTTCATTACAGGCTACAGCTTTTACGTAGTTCTCATGTGTCATTAATAGTAGTCACACGTTTAAAACCAAAGGTTTTGCGATATCTCGCAAAGGTTTTGCGAGGTctcgcaaaacattttatttttttcttctccatgtcccctagggggctccgtacaaTTGTAACCGTATAATTAATATGcacaaattattttttatgGGAAGTTTTCCATTGTGGATTGTGCCTTAAGTGACTAGTACTTCACTTGGTGTTATGTGCAGTGAAGTGTCAACATTAATTACAAACATACATCCAAAGATATATGTAATGGGCAATTTTACAAATTAAAAATAAGTTGGTAAACTTGAACTAGTTGAAaatattaaatgtataatattatatagatagtattattattttattttcattattataATTGTTAGGCTatgcctatatatatatatatatatatatatatatatatatatatatatattgtgcttgttgttaatattgtaatgaagtaacaattttatttcattttcaatCACTGTGCATATTAAATGAATAGTTGTGTCCAACATTAAATGTTTCCCTGGCCATTTTGTCCTGTTTTCGTTTTTAATATTCTAGAATTAGAAGTAAAAACAACAACGGAAGAAATTCAAGTGCTTACATCAATATGAACATATTTGTTACCAATGTTAAGACACTGTAACGAAATTATATTAAATATCGTTCATAATGTAAGGTTATAAACCTCAGCCTTTGTTAAATACCTATTCTAGCCAGGCAATGTTATGTTGTTCTGGGTGCAATTGGAGGGAAAACAGTAAATTAAAGGTACACTCCATTGTAGAGATTTTGTTGCCAGACTTCCCAGATCATTAAAGGGGATGTTAAAGCCGCCGCTGTTCATGCAGAGGACCCTTTGAGATCTGGTGAGTTTCCTCTCTATATTGTAAACcatatattgttttataaagATATACGTGCTCAAAAAAGTATATTAATTCAAATATACTTCGTTGTACCTGATTAGCTATTTTTTTTGTCATCTAGTTGTGAGTAAGAAGAAAAAAATGTCTCACTTTCCGTCAGGCATTCTCCAAGGACGCCCGATTCTGGCCCCAATGCATTCTGGTGCCGTCCCCGCTCTTCTGTCGGGATCCACCGCTAACGTGAAGCTGGTAAGGataaactggacacagcaattAAAGGGGAAATGTTGCAAGAATATAACTCCGCTTTGGTCCTAATATCGCATTTAAAGCCATTGTAAACACTTATATTGCAACATATCATTACAAACGTTGCACAGGTTGCATGTTTAGTGCTGTTTTATTGATACGAACACTGATGTTGCACACATCGCATGGCGATGGACAGGAAAGGGTTAATTTTTTCCGCCGCCGACATTTTTATTCAGTGCTCTACGGCAACTTTTCAACTTACATGTGAACGAGCTGGCACTATGTTACACAACTATGTGTCACATTTAGTCGTTCGCCTGTACggtgtgtgtttttaaatgcaGTTCAGCTCGCACACTCAGACACTCGGTGTTCTTTGTTGCACAGTGCTGCTCATCACCTCATGCATTGACCAGCCTTTGCAAGCGAAAGCTAGCATGGCAACGGAAACTGCATTTTCAGCAAAACAAAAAAGCGTAAAAAGATATAGCTGTCACAATCAGCACATATGTATTACAGTACAGCGCCCTGTTGCTAATAATATGGCATTCGTTTCACCGAATATTGTAACATTGATCGTCAATGATATTATTATAGTGCCGCAGGGTTGAATGAACTTAGCTGCATGTTGTCTCTTGAACACTCCCACTGTGTACAAACCGAGGCCCCCCTTACAGCAGGTTAAACAACCACCGGGGTTATAATTAACCAATAACCCTGTCAGGTGGCTGAGCTTGAACTATTTTCATGTTATTCTGGGTCATTcaagcatttatttttatttcactgTGAAAATATGAATCTGTGAGCACGCTCATTGTGGagttttaaaatgttatttcgTACAAAACTGACGAATTAAATGCGTTTCCATTGATTTGTCTGTCAACATCAATGTAATTTTACCCCAAACATAGATGTGTCTGGGTAATGTTATTCAGTTCAATACAACAGACTACTTACAATATAATTGTTTGTAGTTGTAACTAAAGTGTAACTTGGAGTTATTAAATGTTAATTTGGCTTTGCCGTTATTTCTGACTTTGGGACAAATGTATCCGCAGGGATTTTGTTAACTGTTTACATTATTATCAGCTACTCAATTGTGAGAATGTGCCGCTTTTCTTTGTATTCGAGAATTAAAAACTgaatatattttatgtttttgacTGTTTGTCAAAGAGATGCACAATATTGGATTCATGCCGATATTGTTCAACTCATTTTGGCCGATGGCTATCCATGCATAATTCTTAGATATTCTTGGCGACCCTAAATATGATAGCACTCAGCCCTTTGACTCATAAGGATTCATTGCAGTGCTGGAGATTTTCCAGAAGCGTATTGGTCTTTTGTCATATTTCACTCAAAAAGATGCACAAAAGACAACATTTGTTAATAATCTCAGAGGGCATTGCAGTGTGGTGAATGAatttatatttcatttatttgtttaattactTCATTAATTAATTCACATTTAACAAGATTTTCTTTTAGCCAATTGCAACATTCAAACAGTGTTTCCTATAACCtatatgttgttgttttgtccTGGTCATTGATTTGGTTGTAGTGGTGAAGACCCAGAGCTTCTACAGACATGTCGGTGAGGGAGTCCTTCAACCCGGAGAGCTATGAGCTGGACAAGAATTTCCGGCTCACACGCTTCGCTGAGCTCAAGGGCACAGGCTGCAAGGTTAGCTCTCCTTATGAACATCTGCCTCGGATGCATTACTATCTTTGTATGATTATCCAACTGAATAAGAACATCTGATTCAACATTGTGTGATAACAACATGGTGGTTATTGTCTTTGGTCACAGGTGCCCCAAGATGTTTTACAGAAATTGCTAGAAAACCTACAGGAGAACCACTATCAAGAAGATGAACAGTTCCTGGGGGCAGTTATGCCACGATTAGGTAATAAGGATCTTCATATAGCGCTATAATAACAAACTATTTAAGTTAAAAATAGCTTACAATAACATTTGAATCTCTGTTTAAAGTCCAGCAGTCAATTTCAAACTAACTGCTCTTTAATCGGGATTTTGTTGGTACAGAATCAGAACAATATATCACACAGTGAACTCTTTTATCTTTCAAGGCATAGGCATGGACACCTGTGTGATCCCACTCAGACATGGTGGCCTTTCCCTGGTCCAAACAACAGATTACATCTACCCCATTGTGGATGACCCCTACATGATGGTATGGATCTCTTCTTTTATGGATATTACTAATGCCATTGTGGTATTATTACATATACACCTATGTGACAAACTGAAAGATGCCACTGTTATATTTCTGTGTCTGTCTACTTTTGTACGCTGTGCTGGAGGCCTACTTTACACAAAAACCCTAGATGTGCTTCATTAATATTATTTCTATTTTGTAGGGAAGAATTGCCTGTGCCAATGTTCTAAGTGACCTGTATGCCATGGGAGTGACAGAGTGTGACAACATGTTGATGCTTCTGGGGGTCAGCAACAAAATGTCAGAGAAGGTAAGAAGCATCTCCGTTAATGCATTCACTTTTGGATCTAGTTTCTGGTCAATAACCGTGAAGAACCAATTGTGTAATAGTAGATAAAACGCAATACCACTTATACAACATGTTAGTACAGTAAACTGTTACTTTATAACATGTTTCattatataattacatttttttccaATGTGCTCCCTGTCTGTGCTCTGAATTTATTTTCTTGTCTTTACAGGAGAGAGACAAAGTCATGCCGCTGGTCATCCAGGGCTTTAAGGATGCATCAGAGGAGGCGGGCACATCAGTAACAGGAGGACAGACGGTGCTCAACCCCTGGGTGGTGTTGGGAGGAGTTGCAACAACAGTCTGCCAACCCAACGAATTCATCATGTAGGATTTGAGTTCTACTacatatattttcttatttatGTATAATGCATAATTTAGTTGTAATGTATGTATTTGATTTTCTCAGGCCAGACAATGCAGTGCCAGGAGACGTGTTAGTGTTGACCAAGCCACTCGGAACACAAGTGGCGGTTGCAGTACACCAGTGGCTAGATATTGTCAGTCAAAATGCTCAATCATGAATCACTTTTGCTGTACAATTCTTGTTTTTAGCATGCAAACCAATGCAATttacgttttgtttttttactctCAGCCTGAAAAGTGGAACAAGATCAAGCTGGTGGTAACCCAGGAGGATGTAGAGCTGGCCTACCATGAAGCCATGATGAACATGGCTCGGCTCAACAGGACAGGTAAAACCTCTAAGAATGTGTCCACATTTTTGAATTGCTGTAATActctcctttttttctttttttttttaaatgaatcatTATTTTTCTGTTAATTATTTAGTTGAGCTGGGCctcagtagcgtaggcagataTCAAAGAGTGGGTGGGCACAAAAAAATCAGGTGGGCCAAACATACTTAATATGTCCTAAAACGCATGTTAATAAGCCACCATTAAGCCAATTATACTTGCCTGATTGCAAAAAAGTGTATTCAGACGAGCCGCATATTAAAAGTCATGTTCCAGGCACACAACACCAGCACAGTATAACATGGCACGgctgcacaaacacacagctgCCAACAGCATCAACAATAAAGCATGGATACACAGACCGGTACCGACATTCTCATTCTCgtttattacaaaataaatccagCAGTAGGCTTGGAACGGCggccacataaacacacacacacacacatattgcgTAAAGTCCAATTGCAAAACTATCAAAAACAATAACTACCAAATTTACATTTTACCTGTAATTAATAATGAAATATACTATTACAGTCCAAATACCTTTGATGGTCAAGGCAGGAGTGGACGGGGCTTAGTGTTGAACACTGAAATAATTTTGTCAAGCTAGTTTACCAAAAGGCTACTGATTCCAGACAACAATGCATAGCGCATGCTTACTGGATGAAATCGGAGCGCCGCTCGCGCCCGTTGATTGGATTGGCGGGAGTGATTGGCACCTGCCATTCAAAATAAACTGATTATAATAATATCTGAATTTGTAAAAAGCAAGATACAATGTACAATTTTCGAAAAAGAAATAAGTATTGAAAGTCAGACAGTTTACAATATGCTACATTCACTGGCTGCTGTGACAGATTTTCCAGATAATTGTTCAGCCTTTTGGTGGGTGGGCCTAGGCCTCACTACTACATCAGCTGTGTGTCATATAAAAACAGTGAATTAGGGACCTTCTTTGTGAACAGCACTATCCTCTGCAGTAACTGCTGTACCGACTGTGGCTAAGAAGTCTTTGCTAAAAAACCCAAACGTAAAGAAAAAAACAGTATTGGATCACCTATTCGTGGTTATAACACATGCAATATAtactatgtatatatatatatactctaTATTGCATgtgttatttatatatataaataatggttatttgttttctttcaaaacaacacA
This region of Pseudochaenichthys georgianus chromosome 6, fPseGeo1.2, whole genome shotgun sequence genomic DNA includes:
- the bend7 gene encoding BEN domain-containing protein 7 isoform X1, yielding MEFGERKRRRKSQSFKLVTDEAGSAPSIMMNSNCKDVNGESKDAAVNDVWRKDKGVEIKRQITGMMRLLSNKTGRVYQRVVTEQDSLTKEPQDRNLTWAHQLAPSSLVSEDHQSNSWNSAGDPTPPPSSISTSIINGPGCGQYSTRSKALRNLNTTKDLIKTNEANADVIPPAAPETPCCKCNCKGTLQAILQEMRAMRRLMQTQKGSLERQEEAASPCQPRLVPGPAPRCRPRKRRPIYKVAPLTVSSTRRAALAPLEASPLIAAPAESGKREECEKEQSSSTPNSHPTSSALSVLPLQNNPVIVNNRHNTLLNKLREPHLLESEVRLAEDYDVYISKAQLDSILVNYTRSGSLLFRKLVCAFFDDTTLANSLPNGKRKRGLNDNRKGLDQNIVGAIKVFTEKYCTEHRIEKLPGPRDWVQILQDQIKLARRRLKRDAAEAEEILNGSSTCCDYNKPASVEGPVVDITG
- the bend7 gene encoding BEN domain-containing protein 7 isoform X2, translated to MEFGERKRRRKSQSFKLVTDEAGSAPSIMMNSNCKDVNGESKDAAVNDVWRKDKGVEIKRQITGMMRLLSNKTGRVYQRVVTEQDSLTKEPQDRNLTWAHQLAPSSLVSEDHQSNSWNSAGDPTPPPSSISTSIINGPGCGQYSTRSKALRNLNTTKDLIKTNEANDVIPPAAPETPCCKCNCKGTLQAILQEMRAMRRLMQTQKGSLERQEEAASPCQPRLVPGPAPRCRPRKRRPIYKVAPLTVSSTRRAALAPLEASPLIAAPAESGKREECEKEQSSSTPNSHPTSSALSVLPLQNNPVIVNNRHNTLLNKLREPHLLESEVRLAEDYDVYISKAQLDSILVNYTRSGSLLFRKLVCAFFDDTTLANSLPNGKRKRGLNDNRKGLDQNIVGAIKVFTEKYCTEHRIEKLPGPRDWVQILQDQIKLARRRLKRDAAEAEEILNGSSTCCDYNKPASVEGPVVDITG
- the sephs1 gene encoding selenide, water dikinase 1, whose translation is MSVRESFNPESYELDKNFRLTRFAELKGTGCKVPQDVLQKLLENLQENHYQEDEQFLGAVMPRLGIGMDTCVIPLRHGGLSLVQTTDYIYPIVDDPYMMGRIACANVLSDLYAMGVTECDNMLMLLGVSNKMSEKERDKVMPLVIQGFKDASEEAGTSVTGGQTVLNPWVVLGGVATTVCQPNEFIMPDNAVPGDVLVLTKPLGTQVAVAVHQWLDIPEKWNKIKLVVTQEDVELAYHEAMMNMARLNRTAAGLMHTFNAHAATDITGFGILGHAQTLARQQRSEVSFVIHNLPVLAKMAAVSKACGNMFGLMHGTCPETSGGLLICLPREQAARFCAEIKSPKYGEGHQAWIIGIVEKGNRTARIIDKPRIIEVAPQAATQNVNPTPGATS